The window TCCCGGGCTTGTCGATCAACGGCTTTACCAACAGCTCCAACTCCGGCATCGTGTTCGCGACCCTCAAGCCCTTCGAGGAGCGCAAGGGCAAGGGCCTGTCGGCCGGCGAGATTGCGGGCAGCCTGAACGCGCAGTACGGCCAGATCGAGGATGCCTTCGTGGTGATCTTCCCGCCCCCGCCCGTGCAGGGCCTGGGCACCACCGGCGGTTTCAAGCTGCAGCTGGAAGACCGCGGCGGCCTGGGCTACGAGGCGCTGGATCAGGCGGTCAAGGCCTTCATGGCCAAGGCTTATCAAACCAAGGAGCTGGCCGGCATGTTCACCAGCTACCAGGTCAATGTGCCCCAGCTCTATGCCGACATCGACCGCACCAAGGCGCGCCAGCTGGGCGTGGCGGTGACCGATGTGTTCGACACCATGCAGATCTATCTGGGCAGCCTGTATGTGAACGACTTCAACAAGTTCGGTCGCACCTACAGCGTGCGGGTGCAGGCGGACGCCGCGTACCGCGCCCGCCCCGAGGACGTGGGCCAGCTCAAGGTGCGCTCCAGCAGCGGCGAGATGGTGCCCCTGTCGGCCCTGATGAAGATCGAGCACTCGGTGGGCCCCGAGCGTGCCATGCGCTACAACGGCTTCCTGTCCGCCGACATCAACGGCGGCCCGGCCCCGGGCTATAGCTCGGGCCAGGCGCAGGACGCGATCAAGCGCATTGCCGCCGAGACCCTGCCGCCCGGCATCAGCTACGAGTGGACCGAGCTGACCTACCAGGAGATCCTGGCCGGCAACTCCGCGCTGTGGATCTTCCCGCTGGCCATCCTGCTGGTCTTCCTGGTGCTGGCCGCGCAGTACGAAAGCCTGACCCTGCCCCTGGCCATCCTGCTGATCGTGCCCATGGGCCTGCTCTCCGCCATGACCGGCGTCTGGCTCTCGGGCGGGGACAACAATGTCTTCACCCAGATCGGCCTGATGGTGCTGGTGGGGCTCTCGGCGAAGAACGCCATCCTGATCGTCGAGTTCGCCCGCGAGCTGGAGTTCGCCGGACGCACGCCGCTGGAGGCCGCGATCGAGGCCGCCCGCCTGCGCCTGCGCCCCATCCTGATGACCTCCATGGCCTTCATCATGGGCGTGCTGCCCCTGGTGCTGGCCAGCGGTGCCGGCGCCGAGATGCGCTCGGCCATGGGGGTGGCGGTGTTCGCCGGCATGATCGGCGTGACGGCCTTCGGCCTCTTCCTGACCCCGGTCTTCTACGTGCTGCTGCGCGCCCTGACCGGCAACCGGCCGCTCATCCAGCACGGCCGCTCGACGATGGCCGGCGAACCCGAGGGCATGCCGGCGCCGCAGCACTAAAGGTGAGCATCCCATGGCCGCATGTGCACAGCGTGCGGCCATGGGCTATCGAAGTGTAGATACTCTGGGTTATACCGAGACAGCATTTGCCGCTTGCGCAACCGCGATCCGCGCCATTTCCAGCGCGGCTTCCCGCGTTTTTGCCGCGGCGATGAAGCGGCCGTTGTGGCAGAAGGTTGCACCCGCGACACCGCAGGCCGCCGCAAGCGCGTCTCCGGTCAGCCCCGCCCAGGCCGCCGGCAGATCCGCGCGCAGTTCGAACCCGTCGCTCGACCGCCGGATACCCGTCAGGCACCAGTCCGTATCTCGCGGGTGGACGACGAACAGGAGGTGGTCGGCGCCCGCCTTCACGATGGCCGGCCGGAACGGCATGCCCATGGGAAGCTCCAGCACCTGCCCTTCTCCTGCCGCGGCGATGGCCTGCAGCACGATGGACTCGGCCCGCAGCTTCGCCGCGCCCTGGTGTATCGTCGCCTCGACGAAACTGCGCGCGATGGCAAGCGCATTGTGGAACGCCCGATCGTCGGCATCCGGCGCCCGGTCGTCGAAGACGGGCTTCAGCGTCTCCAGCAGAACCGGCAGGGTCACCTTGGCAAGGGCGCCGGCCGCCGACGGGCTCAGGGCGCCATTGTCCATCAGGTCGACCGGCAGCACGAAATCGAGATCGAAACGCGCATGCAGGGCTTCCGTATCCGAGGCGGGGACATCGAGAGCATTGAGATAATCCCGGCCGAACTGGCGCCAGATCAGCCCGAACGAGCTGAACGGCTGGCCATCGTCGCGCAGCGGCGCGCCGCGCTGATGATGGTCGAAAATCCCGGCCACCGGGTCATAGGCGCCGCCGACGTCATAGATGACCCTGTCGGCGCCGGGCGTGATCCATTCCGGCGCGCGGCTGCGCACGAGACGGGCCGCGGGGAAAAGGCGTGTCAGGATCACGCTGGACAACAGTTCGTCCGCGTGGAAACCGCCGGAATGCGTTACGAGAAAATCGGGTTCCATACTGATCGACCTGTCGATGGTTCGGTGTTTGACATCATCGCGGTCGGATATCGGCTGAACCGCCGGGTTTCAAGTGCCTGTCACGATGCACCGGCCTGATCGTCGTAATGCTTGCGCGCCTCGACGATGGTGCGGTGGTTGTCGTCGGCCCAGCCGACGAGCACCTTCATGGGCACGAGAAAGGAGCGCCCGAGGTCGGTCAGCGCATATTCGACGCGCGGCGGCACTTCCGGATAGACGCGGCGGGTGACGAAGCCGTCCTGCTCCAGCCGCCGCAGCGTTCTCGACAGCATCTGTTTCGAAATGTCGCCGATCTCGCGCAGGAGTTCATTGAAGCGCTTGAGGCCGTGCTCCAGCGCCTCGAGAACCAGGAGGCTCCATTGATCGCCGATCCGGTCCAGCACGTCGCGGATGGGGCACGGCTGGTCGAAGACGAAGGGGTCGCTCAGGGCTGGTTCTGCTTTCAATCCGGTCACTCCAATACTGCTCAAGGTCATCGCGCTGTGACCAGATCACCGAAAGATGACTTCTTGCGGACGGCACTCGGCTGCCATAGCTAGCGTCTAGGTCTACATTTTAGACCACATCGCAGTTCACGCCAAGGAGCGTCCCGCATGGCTCGCGTCACGGAAATCGACCGCCCGGCGCCTGTCCGGAAACGCTTCAGTCCCGGCGGCTGTCCCAACGCAAAGGAGAAACGCCCATGAAGCCCTTTCTGAAAACGCTCTTCCCCGCCGCGCTGCTCGTGGCTGCGGCCGCCCTGCCCGCCTTCGCCCAGTCTGCGCCGCGCGACCTTACGCAGGAGGAAGCCAATCGCAAGCTCGTCGTCGAGTTCTACGATCTCTTCTTCAACAAGCACGAGACGGAGAAGGCGGCCGCCGTGGTCGCGGACGACTACAAGCAGCACAACCCGCAGGTTCCCGACGGCAAGACGCCGTTCGTGTCGTTCTTCACCGGCTTCTTCAAGGACAATCCCGATTCCAGGGCGCGCATCGTGCGTAGCGCCACGGATGGCGACCTCGTCTGGATCCATGTCCAGTCGACCAATGGCGCAGAGGATCGCGGTCAGGCCGTCGTCGATATCTTCCGCGTCACCGATGGCAAGATCGTCGAACACTGGGACGTGATCCAGGACGTCCCCGAACAGGCCGCCAACGAGAACACGATGTTCTGATACCGGTTTCCCATCGATGGATCGGCGGCATTCGTCCCTGCACGAATGCCGCCGACCTTCCCAAAAACCAACCTGCGGCCATGCCGATCGAAAGAGGGTGACTGTGCAAAGTTTGGGTTGACCGGCGCCGGTGGCGGGGCGAAACTTCTGTTCACGACAAGGCAGGAGGAGAACGCGATGAACGAGCCAGACCGGTGGCGCCATATGGCAAGCGCACCGAAAGACGGTAGCCGGATCCTCATCACGGTCCGACCGTCCGAACAGGGGCCGGCGGAAGTCGATGTCGCCTTCTGGTCGCACGGCGACCGCTTCGGCGCCGAAGGCTGGCGCGCCTCCGATTCCGCTCCCGGCTGCATCATCGAGTATGCCGAACCAGAGCTGAAGTGTTGGATGCCGATGCCCTCGGCCAATCTCAACCGCGCCTCCGCCCCTTCCCCCTGGGAAGGCGAAGACGCCGAACAGCTGGACGGATCCGGGATCTGACGCGCCTGCTTCTGGGTGGAATTTACAGCCGGCCGCCGCGTTATGCCGACGGCGCCTCCAGACCATTCGGAAGCGAGATCCAGATAACGGTTTGCGCCTGCGGCGAATGACGCGACAGATGGCCTTTGCCATGCGTGTCCTCGACCAGCACGAAGCTGCCCGCCGGAACCTGGCGGACCTCCCCATCGCTCGCCTCATATTCCACCGCACCATCCAGCCTGACCGTCAGCACGGGCTCCGGCACGGTATGCCAGGCAACTTCACGCATGCCGGCTGGAATGTGGGTTATGCGAACGCGGGACGCCGGGTAGCTCGCCGTAACGTCGAAGGGCACGGCGTCAGGATGGACGGCCCTCTTCGTTGTCGGCAAGTCGATTTCATCGAAATGTGACTCGCCATCCGCAGTGGCATAGATGCGAAGGCACTTCATGCGGTCGGCTCCCTCTTATGCGTGGGCTGTTTCGCTGCATGCCTAGCATGGAGATCCGAGGCGAACCATCATGGCTGACAGCGACAGGCCAATGTCTCGCCCCTGACGGGACAGTGGAATCCCGTCACATTTGTCACTCCCGCGCTTTGCCGCTTCCGATCTAGCTTGGCTTTGCAACGGCCGGAAGCGGCCAGGATGATCGGGAACGCAGAAATGACGACCTTTCTCGGAAACAACGATGGACAGGCCTGTGGTGCCGGCGGCTGGCTGGCCCTCGCGGCCGCGCCGACCTTCGCCGTCATGGCATGGGCCGTGAGCGGCTCCATGACGATCTGCGCGTCGGGCTCCGGTACGCTTCCCCTGGACGGCATGGCCTGGATGTACCTGCTGATGGGCCTCTTTCATCTTCCTCCGTGGCTGAAGCTCGTTTCCCGCCGCGATGCGGCGGCTCATCCCTTTCAAAGGCAAACCGAAGGAGACTGACCATGGAACACACAATCGTTTCGCGCGACGAATGGCTCGCTGCACGCAAGGCGCTGTTCGCCAAGGAGCGCGCCATGACCCACCAGCTCGACGCGCTGCGCGCCGAGCGCCGGCAGATGCCCTGGGTCAAGGTCGACAAGCCCTATGTTTTCGACGGGCCGGAGGGCGAATGCACGTTGGCCGATCTGTTCGGCGATCGCAGCCAGCTCGCCATCTATCACTTCATGCTGACGCCGGGCTCGGAACACATCTGCCCGGGCTGCTCGTTCACGGTCGATCATGCCGATTCCGCCCGGCAGCATTTCGAGCAGGCGGACCTCGCCTTCGCCGCCGTGTCGCGCGCCCCCATCCAGCGGATCGAGGACGTCAAGCGGCGCATGGGCTGGACGTTCCCATGGGTTTCGTCCGGCGACCGCGCCTTCAACTATGATTTCGCGGTGTCCTTCACCGAGGAGGACCGCGCCGCCGGGCGCGCGCGCTACAATTACGGACTGACCCCGATCCGCACCTCCCCGGATATGTTCGGCCTCAGCGTCTTCGCCAAGGACGACAGGGGCGATATCTTCCACACCTACTCGACCTATCACCGCGGCACCGAACTGCTGATGGGCGCGTTCAACTGGCTGGACCTTACCCCCAAGGGCCGCAACGAGGACGGCACCATGAGCTGGGTGAAGCTGCACGACAGATACTGACCGTACCGAAGCACTCTCCGAAGCCGGAGGCTCGACAGGAGCCTCCGGCTTTATCCCTCGAGAATTGCGGCCAACGGCGAGCCGGCCTTGATTTCGATCACGGTTGGGACGTTTCGGGTGGCGGATGCCGTCAGTTCGTTTTCGAGTTCGGCAAGCGAGGCGGGACGCGAGGCCTCGCAGCCGAGCGCCCTGGCAAGACCCACGAAGTCGGGCGTGAAGATGTCGACGCCGATCTGCGGAATGTCCCGCTCGGCCATGAACGCCTTGATCTCGCCGTAGCTCGTGTTGTTCCAGACGATCACCGCCGTCGCGATGCCGGCTTCCACCGCGCTTGCCAGTTCCTGCACCGAGAACTGCAGCCCGCCGTCGCCGATGAGGCAGACCGACGGACGGGCGGGCGCGCCGAGTTTCGCGCCGAAGGCTGCCGGCAGGCCGTAGCCGAGCGTGCCGTAGCCGGTCGAGGAGTTGAAGAACGACCGCACCTGCGGCGCCTGATAGATCTGGTTGACCGCATAGACCGGCTCGGTCTGGTCGCCCGCCACCGTCGCATCGGGCAGCGCCCGCGTGACGATCTCCATCAGCCTGCCATGGGTGCGGCAGGCCGGCCAGAGACCGGCCGCCACCTTCTCGCGCACCGCCCTGGCACGCGCTGCTCCATCGCCGACTTTCCGGGCATCGCCGAGGGCGGCGTTGAGGCTCGTTGCCGCAAGCTTCGCATCGGCGGCGATCGGCACGTCGCAGCGAAGGCCGGTGACGATCTGCGCCGGGTCGATGTCGATGCGGATCAACGGGCCGCCGAAGGCAAGCGGCTTGGGCTCGGGATACATTTCCGTCTCGCCGAACTCCGTACCGATGGCAAGGATGGCGTCGCTGGCGGCAAGTTCGTCGAGCAGCGGCGGCATGGCGAGATTGCCCGTCATGGTCAGGGCATGGCCGGGCTTGAGGATGCCGCGGCCGTTGATGGTCATGAAGACGGGCGCATCGAGCTTTTCGGCGATGGCCGTAATCTCCGCGGCGGCATCGGCGGCCCCGCCACCGGCGACGATCATCGGGCGCTTCGCCCCCTTGAGGATGGCGGCAGCCTTCGCGATGGCGGCGGGATCGGCCGCGGCACGGCCGGGCAGCGGCCAGGCCTCGGCGGAAAGATGTCCGGCCTCGGCGACGATGACGTCGAGCGGGATTTCGATATGGACGGGACGCGGGCGGGCCGAGTTGAACACGGTGAAGGCGCGGGCCATCACCTCGGGCAGTTGCGCGGGATCGAGCAGCGTGTGGCTGAAGGCGGCGACGCCCGCCACGAGGTTGCGCTGGGAGGGAAGTTCATGCAGCCGTCCCTGCCCCATGGCGAGCTGATCGCGGGCATTGACCGCGGAGATGACCAGCATCGGCACGGAATCGGCATAGGCCTGGCCCATGGCGGTGGCGATGTTGGTCATGCCGGGGCCGGTGACGATGAAGCAGACACCCGGCTTTCCGCTCACGCGCGCATAGCCGTCGGCCATGAAGCCGGCGCCCTGTTCGTGGCGCGGCGTGACGTGGCGGATCTTCGTGGCCGGAAGGCCGCGATAGAGCTCGACCGTGTGGACACCGGGGATGCCAAAGATCAATTCGACGCCGTAGGATTCCAGAAGTCGGACGAGGTACTCGCCGGTCGTAAGACGGGTGTCTGCCATGTTTTATCGCCTTTGTACGCCTTGACGGGCGTGGGTCTCATGTTTCGTTCAATGCAGGATCTGGCTGAGGAAGAGCCTGGTGCGCTCGTGCTGCGGATTGTCGAAGAACTCGGCCGGCGAGTTCTGTTCGACGATCTGGCCCTGGTCCATGAAGATGACGCGGTTGGCGACCTGGCGTGCAAAGCCCATTTCGTGCGTCACGCACAGCATGGTCATTCCTTCCTCGGCCAGCGACACCATGGTGTCGAGCACTTCCTTGACCATTTCCGGATCGAGCGCCGAGGTCGGCTCGTCGAACAGCATGATCTTCGGCTTCATGCACAGCGAGCGGGCGATCGCCACGCGCTGCTGCTGGCCGCCCGAGAGCTGGCCCGGATATTTGTGCGCCTGCTCGGGGATCTTGACGCGCTTGAGATAGTGCATCGCCACTTCCTCGGCGTCCTTCTTCGGCATCTTGCGCACCCAGATCGGCGCGAGCGTGCAGTTTTCCAGGATCGTCAGATGCGGGAAGAGGTTGAAGTGCTGGAACACCATGCCGACTTCGCGGCGCACTTCGTCGATCTTCTTCAGGTCGTTGGTCAGCTCGATGCCGTCGACGACGATCTGGCCCTTCTGGTGCTCCTCGAGGCGGTTGATGCAGCGGATCATCGTCGACTTGCCGGAGCCCGACGGACCGGCGATGACGATGCGCTCGCCCTTCATGACCTTCAGATTGACGTCGCGCAGCACGTGGAATTCGCCGTACCACTTGTTCATGTTGACGATCTCGACGGCGACATCCGTCGCGGAGACCGTCATCTTTTGCGCCTGGGCCTGGTTAGCCATTGTTTGTTCCTCTCCCTGTTCCGTCCGTCCGCCCCGCCCTCAGCGAAGGGCAGCCTTTCCCTCGAGCATCCGCGCATATTGAGTCAGCGGATAGCACAGCAGGAAAAAGATAACCGCGACAAGGCCATAGACCTTGAACGGTTCGAAGGTGGCGTTGTTGATCGCGTTCGCCGTCTTCAGCAGCTCCTCGAAGCCGAGAATGGAAGCGAGCGCCGTGCTCTTGATGAGCTGCACCAGGAAGCCGACGACGGGCGCGCGCGTGATGCGGAAGGCCTGCGGCAGGATGACGAGGCGCAGTTCCTGCAACCGGTGCAGGCCGAGGCTCGATGCGGCCTCCGATTGCCCGCGCGGCAGCGCTTCGACCCCGGCGCGCCAGATTTCGGCAAGATAGGCGCTGGCATAGAAGGTGAGCCCGAAGACGGCCGCCGTCCACGGCTCGATGCGCAGGCCCAGCACCGGCGCGCCGAAGAAGATCAGGAAGAGCTGCAGCAGCAGCGGCGTGCCCTGGAAGAGCGCGATATAGCCCGCGCCGAACCGCCGCGCCCAGGACGCCTTGGAAATGCGCGCGAACAGGATCGCGACCCCCACGGCCGCCCCGCCGGCGAAAGCCGCCGCCGACAGCAGCACCGTCCAGCGCGTGGCGAACAGCAGGTTGCGCAGGATATCCCAGAAGGTGAACTCGATCATTTTACGCCGGCTCCCAGCACGCGCCGTCCGAACAGGATCATTCCACGGCGAACCGCGGCCGACAAAGCGAGATAGATGAAGGTCACGACCAGATAGGTCTCGAAGGAGCGGAACGTGCGCGCCTGGAGCAGATCGGCCTCCTGGGCGAGTTCCCGCACCGAAATCTGCGAGACGACGGCCGATTCCAGCATCATGATGATGATCTGGCTGGTCAGCGCGGGATAGATGATGGCCAGCGCCTGCGGCAGGACGACCTTGAGGAAGGCGAGCCGGGGTCGCATGCCGAGCGCCGTCGCCGCCTCCCTCTGCCCCTTCGGCACCGCATCGAGACCCGCGCCGACCACTTCGATCGTATAGGCGGCCATGTTGAGGGTCATGGCGAGGATCGCCGCGACCATCGGATCCAGTCGCACGCCAATGCTCGGCAGCCCGAAGAAGATGAAGAAGAGCTGCACGAGGAAGGGCGTGTTGCGGATGATTTCCACATAGGCGCCCACCAGCTTGCGCAGCCAGAGATAGCGTCCCCGGCGCGCGGCGGCGCCGAGAATGCTGATCGTCAGGCCGAAGACCGTGGTGCAGGCAATGAGCAGCAGCGTCATCGCCGCACCCGAAGCCAAGGCCCCGAGGCTCCCCCAGAGCCAGGTGAAATCCAGAGCGTATTTCATGGCGCGCCCCTCAAAGCCGATACGTGCGAAAGGTCGCGTCAGTCCTTCAGGTTATCGGGATTGAGCGGCGTCTTGAGCCATTCCTTGGAGCTCGTATCGAGCGTGCCGTCGCTCACCATCTTGGCGATGGCTTCGTCGACCGCCTTTTTCAGCCCCTCCTCGCCCTTGCGCACGGCAATGTGCGACGGCGAGGTCAGAAGCTGGAACTTCTGCTCGGGCTTCAACTGGTCCTGACGGGCGAGCACCTGCGCGCCGACGTCGTTGCCGACGACCATCAACTGGGTCTGGCCGGAAATGAAGGCCTGGATCACCGCATTGTAGTTCTCGAAGCGCTGGATCGTGGCCGAAGCGGGGGCCGCCTCGGTCAGCGAGGTATCCTCGAGCGTGCCGCGGTTGACGGCGATCGTCTTGTCGGCGAGGTCTTCCTTGCCGGCGACCTTCAGGTCGGCCGGGCCGATGACGGCGATGTAGTAAGGCGCATAAGCCGCGGCAAAATCGATCGCTTCCGCCCGCTCCTTGGAGTAGCCGACGCTCATCAGGATATCGACGCGGTCGTCGTTGAGATAGGCGATGCGGTTCTGGCCGGTGATCCCCACCAGGTTGAGCTTCACGCCGAGCGCATCGGCGATCTTCTGCGCGACATCGACATCGTAGCCCTTGATGCTCATGTCGGCGCTGGCGGAG of the Roseateles sp. XES5 genome contains:
- a CDS encoding MYG1 family protein; the encoded protein is MEPDFLVTHSGGFHADELLSSVILTRLFPAARLVRSRAPEWITPGADRVIYDVGGAYDPVAGIFDHHQRGAPLRDDGQPFSSFGLIWRQFGRDYLNALDVPASDTEALHARFDLDFVLPVDLMDNGALSPSAAGALAKVTLPVLLETLKPVFDDRAPDADDRAFHNALAIARSFVEATIHQGAAKLRAESIVLQAIAAAGEGQVLELPMGMPFRPAIVKAGADHLLFVVHPRDTDWCLTGIRRSSDGFELRADLPAAWAGLTGDALAAACGVAGATFCHNGRFIAAAKTREAALEMARIAVAQAANAVSV
- a CDS encoding winged helix-turn-helix transcriptional regulator, which encodes MTLSSIGVTGLKAEPALSDPFVFDQPCPIRDVLDRIGDQWSLLVLEALEHGLKRFNELLREIGDISKQMLSRTLRRLEQDGFVTRRVYPEVPPRVEYALTDLGRSFLVPMKVLVGWADDNHRTIVEARKHYDDQAGAS
- a CDS encoding nuclear transport factor 2 family protein, with the translated sequence MKPFLKTLFPAALLVAAAALPAFAQSAPRDLTQEEANRKLVVEFYDLFFNKHETEKAAAVVADDYKQHNPQVPDGKTPFVSFFTGFFKDNPDSRARIVRSATDGDLVWIHVQSTNGAEDRGQAVVDIFRVTDGKIVEHWDVIQDVPEQAANENTMF
- a CDS encoding cupin domain-containing protein, encoding MKCLRIYATADGESHFDEIDLPTTKRAVHPDAVPFDVTASYPASRVRITHIPAGMREVAWHTVPEPVLTVRLDGAVEYEASDGEVRQVPAGSFVLVEDTHGKGHLSRHSPQAQTVIWISLPNGLEAPSA
- a CDS encoding thioredoxin family protein codes for the protein MEHTIVSRDEWLAARKALFAKERAMTHQLDALRAERRQMPWVKVDKPYVFDGPEGECTLADLFGDRSQLAIYHFMLTPGSEHICPGCSFTVDHADSARQHFEQADLAFAAVSRAPIQRIEDVKRRMGWTFPWVSSGDRAFNYDFAVSFTEEDRAAGRARYNYGLTPIRTSPDMFGLSVFAKDDRGDIFHTYSTYHRGTELLMGAFNWLDLTPKGRNEDGTMSWVKLHDRY
- a CDS encoding 5-guanidino-2-oxopentanoate decarboxylase, which produces MADTRLTTGEYLVRLLESYGVELIFGIPGVHTVELYRGLPATKIRHVTPRHEQGAGFMADGYARVSGKPGVCFIVTGPGMTNIATAMGQAYADSVPMLVISAVNARDQLAMGQGRLHELPSQRNLVAGVAAFSHTLLDPAQLPEVMARAFTVFNSARPRPVHIEIPLDVIVAEAGHLSAEAWPLPGRAAADPAAIAKAAAILKGAKRPMIVAGGGAADAAAEITAIAEKLDAPVFMTINGRGILKPGHALTMTGNLAMPPLLDELAASDAILAIGTEFGETEMYPEPKPLAFGGPLIRIDIDPAQIVTGLRCDVPIAADAKLAATSLNAALGDARKVGDGAARARAVREKVAAGLWPACRTHGRLMEIVTRALPDATVAGDQTEPVYAVNQIYQAPQVRSFFNSSTGYGTLGYGLPAAFGAKLGAPARPSVCLIGDGGLQFSVQELASAVEAGIATAVIVWNNTSYGEIKAFMAERDIPQIGVDIFTPDFVGLARALGCEASRPASLAELENELTASATRNVPTVIEIKAGSPLAAILEG
- a CDS encoding amino acid ABC transporter ATP-binding protein, coding for MANQAQAQKMTVSATDVAVEIVNMNKWYGEFHVLRDVNLKVMKGERIVIAGPSGSGKSTMIRCINRLEEHQKGQIVVDGIELTNDLKKIDEVRREVGMVFQHFNLFPHLTILENCTLAPIWVRKMPKKDAEEVAMHYLKRVKIPEQAHKYPGQLSGGQQQRVAIARSLCMKPKIMLFDEPTSALDPEMVKEVLDTMVSLAEEGMTMLCVTHEMGFARQVANRVIFMDQGQIVEQNSPAEFFDNPQHERTRLFLSQILH
- a CDS encoding amino acid ABC transporter permease, translated to MIEFTFWDILRNLLFATRWTVLLSAAAFAGGAAVGVAILFARISKASWARRFGAGYIALFQGTPLLLQLFLIFFGAPVLGLRIEPWTAAVFGLTFYASAYLAEIWRAGVEALPRGQSEAASSLGLHRLQELRLVILPQAFRITRAPVVGFLVQLIKSTALASILGFEELLKTANAINNATFEPFKVYGLVAVIFFLLCYPLTQYARMLEGKAALR
- a CDS encoding amino acid ABC transporter permease is translated as MKYALDFTWLWGSLGALASGAAMTLLLIACTTVFGLTISILGAAARRGRYLWLRKLVGAYVEIIRNTPFLVQLFFIFFGLPSIGVRLDPMVAAILAMTLNMAAYTIEVVGAGLDAVPKGQREAATALGMRPRLAFLKVVLPQALAIIYPALTSQIIIMMLESAVVSQISVRELAQEADLLQARTFRSFETYLVVTFIYLALSAAVRRGMILFGRRVLGAGVK
- a CDS encoding transporter substrate-binding domain-containing protein, producing the protein MKITRKLTSVLAIAVAAVGVFAGAASADALEDIKSGGTIDVGIFSDFPPFSSASADMSIKGYDVDVAQKIADALGVKLNLVGITGQNRIAYLNDDRVDILMSVGYSKERAEAIDFAAAYAPYYIAVIGPADLKVAGKEDLADKTIAVNRGTLEDTSLTEAAPASATIQRFENYNAVIQAFISGQTQLMVVGNDVGAQVLARQDQLKPEQKFQLLTSPSHIAVRKGEEGLKKAVDEAIAKMVSDGTLDTSSKEWLKTPLNPDNLKD